TTTCGGTGTGCAGGCCTGCTTGAGCAGGCATTCAGTAGGTCATGGGTGCGGCTTTACGTTATTTTTTCCGCTCAGCCAGCGCAAACAAGGTAAAGGCTTGTGCAAGATTTTTCGCCAAGCCACGATAACGAACCTTGCCATGGCCCCACAGATGCTTAACAACATGGAAAGCGTGCTCGACGCTGGCGCGCACCTTGGAG
This portion of the Gammaproteobacteria bacterium genome encodes:
- a CDS encoding transposase codes for the protein SKVRASVEHAFHVVKHLWGHGKVRYRGLAKNLAQAFTLFALAERKK